A DNA window from Candidatus Brocadia sp. contains the following coding sequences:
- a CDS encoding ABC transporter ATP-binding protein: MSCVIRARNVSFSYQNEGLALSDLSLSVHQHEKVGVIGPSGAGKTTFFWHLNGLLKPNSGCVEVLDRPLAEHKNINEVRRHVALTFQQVNDQLFCSSVREEIAFGPRNLGWQKQEIHETVERWLAYFELKEVSHRPPHHLSGGQKRSVALAAAMAMEPQLLILDEPANDLDHRNRRRLITYLKGLSIAVMVASHDLYLISEVTQRCVLMNKGRIVADRTTDELVRDEDTLKQYGMEVVRR, encoded by the coding sequence ATGTCCTGTGTCATCCGTGCGCGGAATGTATCCTTCAGTTATCAAAATGAAGGGCTGGCGCTGTCTGATTTGTCGTTATCTGTTCATCAGCACGAAAAAGTAGGGGTGATAGGACCAAGCGGGGCCGGTAAAACTACTTTTTTCTGGCATTTAAACGGCTTGTTAAAACCCAATTCGGGATGTGTAGAGGTGTTAGACCGTCCACTTGCTGAACATAAGAATATCAATGAAGTCAGACGTCACGTGGCGCTGACCTTTCAACAGGTAAATGATCAACTCTTCTGTTCTTCTGTCCGGGAAGAAATTGCCTTTGGCCCTAGAAATTTAGGCTGGCAAAAACAAGAGATACACGAAACGGTTGAACGATGGCTGGCATATTTTGAATTGAAGGAAGTAAGCCATCGGCCTCCGCATCATTTATCGGGCGGGCAAAAAAGGAGTGTTGCTTTGGCCGCAGCAATGGCTATGGAACCACAATTGCTGATCCTCGATGAACCGGCAAACGATCTTGATCACAGGAACCGGCGCAGATTGATTACGTATCTGAAAGGTTTATCGATAGCAGTTATGGTGGCATCGCATGATTTGTATTTAATTTCGGAAGTCACACAACGTTGTGTGCTCATGAACAAGGGACGGATCGTAGCAGATAGAACCACTGATGAATTGGTACGTGATGAAGATACATTAAAACAATATGGGATGGAGGTGGTGAGAAGATAA
- a CDS encoding DUF3347 domain-containing protein — protein MFENSSFKKCVITVVFFYCSFIYGHNISAHEGHSHEAVITIGKKTVVHFQSILSTYREVYHRLVKRDLNGITDLAQKLSDAARQATRTEPDGGGRHMMKHVLSGAEDMRKARDIQDAQKAFASLSEALLPFFKLWPNQLKRNELKICQCRHDGHCWLQPQNCSDACPYSADQTKVCTEIEEVK, from the coding sequence ATGTTTGAAAATAGTAGTTTCAAAAAATGCGTGATAACCGTGGTGTTTTTTTATTGTTCTTTCATTTACGGTCATAATATTTCCGCCCATGAGGGTCACTCTCACGAAGCAGTGATTACCATCGGGAAGAAGACCGTTGTTCATTTTCAGTCAATCCTGTCAACCTACCGGGAGGTTTATCATCGTTTAGTAAAGAGGGATTTGAATGGCATTACCGATTTGGCCCAAAAATTGTCTGATGCAGCACGGCAAGCTACCCGGACCGAACCTGACGGCGGCGGCCGGCATATGATGAAGCACGTACTTTCAGGCGCTGAGGACATGAGGAAGGCGCGAGATATTCAGGATGCACAAAAGGCATTCGCGTCACTGAGCGAAGCCCTCTTGCCATTCTTTAAGTTGTGGCCTAATCAGCTCAAACGGAATGAATTGAAGATATGCCAATGCAGACATGACGGGCATTGCTGGCTTCAGCCACAGAACTGTTCTGATGCCTGCCCATATTCTGCAGACCAGACAAAGGTTTGTACAGAAATTGAAGAGGTAAAGTAA
- the cbiM gene encoding cobalt transporter CbiM — protein sequence MHISDGVLSPYVVGIGWAIALPVLGVSVRRLRTDQVGTYGVVAAAFFAGSTIHVPVGPFSMHLVLSGMAGLLLGWGALTIVTVGLFLQALFIGFGGLTVLGVNISVMALPGAIIGVLGRYSMKQASPKKRPWIGSLTGGGTILISAILLYVTLSTTHTALMPLAKLVFLGHIPVAIVEGIISFWLVHFLQKVKPSLLGVSIPNN from the coding sequence ATGCATATCAGCGATGGGGTACTCTCGCCCTATGTTGTTGGAATAGGATGGGCAATAGCCCTGCCTGTATTAGGGGTGTCCGTTCGCCGGTTACGAACTGACCAGGTCGGCACGTATGGGGTGGTTGCGGCAGCTTTCTTTGCAGGCTCGACAATCCATGTACCTGTCGGTCCGTTCAGCATGCACCTTGTGCTCAGCGGTATGGCTGGACTCTTGCTTGGCTGGGGCGCTTTAACCATAGTTACTGTAGGTCTGTTTCTGCAGGCGCTGTTCATCGGTTTTGGTGGACTGACAGTTTTGGGTGTCAATATTTCTGTCATGGCCTTGCCTGGCGCCATTATAGGGGTGCTTGGACGTTATTCGATGAAGCAGGCTTCTCCCAAAAAACGCCCGTGGATAGGATCGCTTACCGGTGGGGGAACAATCTTGATTTCGGCTATTTTACTCTATGTGACGTTATCTACGACGCATACGGCGCTGATGCCTCTGGCCAAATTGGTTTTTCTGGGCCATATTCCTGTCGCCATCGTAGAAGGTATTATCAGTTTTTGGCTGGTACATTTTCTGCAAAAAGTGAAACCATCATTACTGGGGGTGTCAATACCAAATAATTGA
- the trxA gene encoding thioredoxin: protein MSEDVAVITDANFDAEVLKSNIPVLVDFWAAWCGPCRQLVPVIDELAKEYKGKAKIGKMDTEENTNTPAKFGITAIPTIILFKNGQAVNKMIGVKSKKDLKTALDAQLQ, encoded by the coding sequence ATGTCTGAAGATGTCGCCGTAATTACCGATGCAAATTTTGATGCAGAAGTATTAAAATCAAATATCCCGGTGTTAGTAGATTTTTGGGCAGCCTGGTGTGGTCCTTGCAGGCAACTGGTTCCTGTAATAGACGAACTGGCAAAGGAATACAAAGGAAAGGCCAAGATAGGAAAAATGGACACGGAAGAAAACACCAACACCCCTGCTAAGTTTGGAATCACCGCAATACCAACGATTATTCTGTTTAAAAATGGACAGGCAGTGAATAAGATGATAGGCGTGAAGTCGAAGAAAGACTTAAAGACAGCACTGGATGCCCAACTGCAATAA
- a CDS encoding ferredoxin:thioredoxin reductase: protein MDNNKEHEAIKIRKILNEYATSSTCKLNPDTKIVDRVVNGLLMRKIKFGHAYCPCRLVTGDMERDKKIICPCVYHLEEIERDGECHCNLFVSADYQAQMEKGEEYV, encoded by the coding sequence ATGGATAATAATAAAGAGCACGAAGCAATAAAAATCCGCAAGATACTTAACGAGTATGCGACTTCCAGTACTTGCAAGCTAAATCCGGATACGAAAATTGTGGACAGGGTGGTTAATGGGTTACTGATGCGTAAAATCAAATTCGGGCACGCATACTGTCCCTGCCGATTGGTTACAGGGGACATGGAAAGAGATAAAAAGATCATTTGTCCCTGTGTGTATCATCTTGAAGAAATTGAGCGTGACGGAGAGTGTCATTGCAATCTTTTTGTGAGTGCAGATTATCAGGCACAGATGGAGAAAGGAGAAGAATATGTCTGA
- the trpC gene encoding indole-3-glycerol phosphate synthase TrpC: protein MTILDKIYRYKLLEVTENKKRISVEVLKNDIQKSQNTKPFGRALKADIGISIIAEIKKASPSVGIIRNDFDPIGIAHLYEAGGAAAISVLTDEKFFQGRLSYLTDVKKSVDLPVLRKDFIIDTYQIYEARSAGADAILLIAALLSEEEIQSFLRLARELGMDCLVEIHSETELQKVLQTNATIIGINNRDLTTFKTDLGTTLRLRPMIPDEKIIISESGIKSREDVKRLTDIGVHAILVGETLMKSDDIPTKLHELLGIP from the coding sequence ATGACAATTTTAGATAAAATTTACAGATACAAGTTACTTGAGGTAACAGAAAATAAAAAGCGGATTTCTGTTGAGGTATTGAAGAATGACATTCAAAAAAGCCAAAACACGAAACCCTTTGGCAGGGCGCTAAAAGCAGACATCGGTATTAGCATTATCGCAGAGATCAAAAAGGCCTCTCCATCCGTTGGTATTATCAGGAATGATTTCGACCCAATCGGAATTGCCCATCTTTACGAGGCAGGAGGAGCTGCAGCCATCTCTGTCCTTACGGACGAAAAATTCTTTCAGGGTAGATTATCGTATTTGACGGATGTGAAGAAATCTGTAGACTTGCCCGTTCTGAGAAAGGACTTCATCATTGACACGTATCAAATTTATGAGGCACGGTCTGCCGGGGCTGATGCCATCCTGCTCATAGCTGCACTCCTCTCAGAAGAGGAAATCCAGTCTTTTTTAAGATTGGCAAGAGAATTGGGTATGGATTGCCTGGTAGAAATCCATTCTGAAACGGAATTACAAAAGGTCTTACAAACAAACGCCACGATTATTGGTATCAATAATCGTGATCTCACGACATTTAAGACCGACCTGGGTACCACTCTCCGCCTAAGGCCTATGATCCCTGACGAAAAAATTATTATAAGCGAGAGCGGAATCAAATCACGAGAGGACGTGAAGAGATTGACCGACATCGGCGTCCATGCTATTTTAGTCGGAGAAACCCTGATGAAAAGTGATGATATACCAACCAAGCTCCATGAACTTTTAGGGATCCCATAA
- a CDS encoding ammonium transporter, whose amino-acid sequence MAMKRFLKLYVVICIGLLCIPLLGMPKVSGGTEALESGEKNQLVNQALPAIHDTQNDWNAWSSLDPDPNAVSENHKILLASNNVESHTPAKSESVPSKVEHTGEITSAMEDFIELTKYGKAIHVMAMLMVGFGFLMVFVKRYGYGAVTATYIAVSIVIPYYMFLKKMDIFGEPAELTMDRLILAEFCAASILIATGAFLGRLKMSQYIIMALVFVPSYMLNEWIMLENGMGLIPKGQLIDTGGSIVIHQFGAYFGLGVIVRMTTSEDFNKKIESDKISNQFSMLGSMVLWIFWPSFCSAPAEISKMPLAAVNTVLSLCGATVATYITSTMIRKKIGIEDMANAALAGGVAIGSSCAHTTPRASLILGFIAGILSVIGFALIQPRLQRAIKGIDTCGVHNLHGMPGMLGGLAAIFIAQNVVPGLQIKGVFITFIIAWITGLAAGTIVSLFGYRKQAYEDSVEFIVEEEHH is encoded by the coding sequence ATGGCAATGAAAAGGTTTTTGAAGTTGTACGTTGTTATATGTATCGGTCTTTTATGCATTCCCTTGCTAGGGATGCCAAAAGTATCTGGCGGGACTGAAGCGTTAGAAAGTGGAGAAAAAAATCAATTGGTGAATCAGGCATTGCCCGCAATACATGACACCCAGAACGATTGGAACGCATGGTCTTCACTAGACCCTGATCCCAATGCGGTTTCTGAAAACCATAAAATTCTCCTTGCCAGCAACAACGTGGAATCTCATACACCAGCAAAAAGTGAGTCAGTTCCTTCTAAGGTTGAACATACCGGCGAAATCACATCAGCAATGGAAGATTTTATCGAGTTAACGAAATATGGTAAGGCCATCCATGTCATGGCAATGTTGATGGTCGGTTTCGGATTTTTAATGGTCTTTGTAAAAAGATACGGTTATGGTGCCGTTACTGCTACCTATATTGCAGTAAGCATTGTTATTCCTTATTATATGTTTCTTAAAAAAATGGATATATTTGGGGAACCGGCTGAATTAACAATGGATCGGTTGATCCTTGCCGAGTTTTGTGCAGCAAGTATACTCATTGCCACAGGGGCATTCTTGGGTAGATTGAAGATGTCCCAATATATTATTATGGCATTGGTATTTGTTCCATCCTATATGCTGAATGAATGGATTATGTTAGAAAATGGCATGGGTCTTATCCCAAAAGGCCAGTTGATAGATACGGGTGGCTCTATCGTTATTCATCAATTTGGCGCTTATTTTGGATTAGGTGTGATTGTAAGAATGACCACGAGTGAGGATTTTAACAAGAAGATCGAATCTGATAAGATCAGTAATCAATTTTCGATGCTAGGGAGTATGGTCTTATGGATATTCTGGCCATCCTTTTGTTCTGCACCAGCAGAAATATCAAAAATGCCCCTTGCCGCAGTCAACACTGTTCTTTCGCTTTGTGGTGCAACGGTAGCTACTTACATCACAAGTACAATGATTCGGAAAAAAATCGGTATAGAAGATATGGCCAATGCAGCCCTGGCGGGTGGCGTAGCTATTGGTTCTTCCTGTGCTCATACCACTCCAAGGGCTTCACTGATATTGGGTTTCATCGCCGGTATTTTAAGTGTCATTGGTTTTGCCCTTATTCAACCACGCCTTCAAAGAGCAATAAAAGGAATTGATACTTGTGGTGTCCATAATCTCCACGGAATGCCTGGCATGTTAGGCGGTTTGGCAGCTATCTTTATAGCACAAAATGTCGTACCGGGATTGCAAATTAAGGGTGTCTTTATTACATTTATTATTGCGTGGATTACGGGACTCGCTGCGGGAACAATCGTGTCCCTGTTTGGATATCGAAAACAGGCTTATGAAGATTCAGTGGAATTTATAGTTGAAGAGGAGCATCACTAA
- the nikR gene encoding nickel-responsive transcriptional regulator NikR, with amino-acid sequence MSSLVRFGVSLERELLQRFDECIKEKKYTNRSEAIRDLIREDLVKKEWQEGKEVAGSITLVYNHHKRELVNLLIDIQHDYHDTILSTQHIHLDDDNCLEIIVIKGRPKEIEELYRKLKSAKGVKHGGFSMTTTGTEIL; translated from the coding sequence ATGTCAAGTTTGGTCAGATTCGGGGTCTCTCTGGAAAGAGAATTACTCCAAAGGTTTGATGAGTGTATCAAAGAAAAGAAATACACCAATCGCTCTGAGGCCATACGCGATCTGATTCGGGAAGATTTGGTAAAAAAAGAATGGCAGGAGGGTAAAGAAGTAGCCGGATCAATCACGCTTGTCTATAATCACCACAAAAGGGAATTGGTCAATCTTCTTATCGATATCCAGCACGATTATCATGACACGATCCTTTCCACCCAACATATCCATCTGGACGATGATAATTGCCTGGAAATCATTGTAATAAAAGGCAGGCCGAAGGAAATCGAAGAATTATACAGGAAATTAAAGTCGGCAAAAGGGGTAAAACACGGGGGATTTTCCATGACGACAACGGGAACTGAGATACTTTGA